The Bacillota bacterium genome has a segment encoding these proteins:
- the disA gene encoding DNA integrity scanning protein DisA codes for MLKIFGRATVKEDQVQEERGREEKPQKSRGAREPLKEKEPLKEKDPKEKDGREAGKEVKEAREAREERPEKDDGLLKALKMVAPGTPLREGLESILRAKMGALIVIGDSLEILSLVEGGFQIDTEFTPPSLYELAKMDGAIVLSHDARRILYANAQLVPDPLIPSVETGIRHRTAERVARQTGALVIAISQRRSVITLYKGAIRYSLRDIGVILAKANQAIQTLEKYKGVFDKAVLNLTALEFEELVTVYDVARVVQRGEMVMRIVRELQNYISELGTEGRLIAMQVEELAANVEEELLHVIRDYHVGEVQGPLEDRQFFASWSSEELLDLTNISRALGYGAAASVLDLTVYPRGYRILQKIPRLPYQIIENLIQTFHNLQNILKASIEELDEVEGIGEVRARAIKNGLRRLQEQVMLDRYI; via the coding sequence ATTTTAAAAATTTTTGGGAGGGCAACAGTGAAAGAGGATCAGGTTCAAGAGGAAAGAGGAAGGGAAGAAAAACCGCAGAAGAGCAGGGGTGCCCGGGAGCCTCTCAAGGAGAAGGAGCCCTTGAAGGAAAAGGATCCGAAAGAGAAGGATGGCCGCGAGGCCGGCAAAGAGGTGAAGGAGGCCCGCGAGGCCAGGGAAGAGCGGCCGGAGAAGGACGACGGCCTCCTCAAGGCTTTGAAAATGGTGGCGCCGGGGACCCCCCTGCGGGAGGGCCTTGAAAGCATCCTGCGGGCAAAAATGGGGGCGCTGATCGTCATCGGGGACAGCCTGGAAATTTTGAGCCTGGTGGAGGGGGGCTTCCAGATCGACACCGAGTTTACTCCGCCCAGCCTGTACGAACTCGCAAAAATGGATGGCGCGATTGTCCTGAGCCACGATGCCAGGCGAATTCTGTACGCCAACGCCCAGCTTGTTCCGGATCCCCTCATCCCTTCGGTGGAAACCGGGATCAGGCACCGGACGGCAGAACGCGTGGCGCGCCAGACGGGGGCCCTGGTCATCGCCATCTCCCAGCGCCGGAGCGTGATCACCCTTTACAAAGGGGCGATCCGCTACAGCCTCCGGGACATCGGTGTGATCCTCGCCAAGGCCAACCAGGCAATTCAGACCCTGGAGAAGTATAAAGGGGTCTTTGACAAGGCCGTTCTCAATTTGACTGCTCTCGAGTTCGAAGAGCTGGTGACCGTTTACGATGTTGCCCGCGTTGTCCAGCGCGGCGAAATGGTGATGCGAATCGTCCGGGAACTGCAGAATTACATCAGCGAGCTGGGCACCGAGGGGCGGCTCATCGCGATGCAGGTGGAGGAACTGGCGGCAAATGTCGAGGAGGAACTCCTTCACGTCATCCGGGACTACCATGTTGGAGAAGTCCAGGGCCCCCTTGAGGACAGGCAGTTCTTCGCCAGCTGGTCCTCGGAGGAGCTTCTCGATTTAACAAACATCAGCCGCGCCCTGGGCTACGGAGCCGCCGCCAGCGTTCTGGATCTTACGGTTTACCCGCGGGGCTACCGGATCCTTCAAAAGATCCCGCGTCTTCCCTACCAGATCATCGAAAACCTCATCCAGACCTTCCACAACCTGCAAAACATTCTCAAGGCTTCCATTGAGGAACTGGATGAGGTCGAGGGGATCGGTGAGGTCAGGGCGCGCGCCATTAAAAACGGCCTGCGCCGCCTCCAGGAGCAGGTGATGCTCGACCGCTATATCTAG
- the radA gene encoding DNA repair protein RadA — MSRGKVRFFCRDCGYETGKWLGRCPGCGGWNTFYEAPPKPKKLPSPPASPPEPLVASSLAPEPRFGGHSGELNRVLGGGIVPGSVVLLGGDPGIGKSTLLLQLAAYVGERHGPVLYVSGEESKHQVQMRAQRLGVSCPRLYFTGETDLASICSFIEELAPVLVVVDSIQTISHPDIPLLPGSIGQLRECTAELVRLAKLRNFACFLVGHVTKEGTLAGPRVLEHMVDTVLSFEGERHQNLRLLRAVKNRFGATNEIAVFAMGENGLEEVGNPSALFLAGRAGGVPGSVVVAALEGTRPVLIEIQSLVCPAAFGTPRRATTGVDYNRVVMIAAVLEKRVGLHLANQDLYVNVVGGLKVLEPAADLGVALALASSFRNRPVDAGTVVLGEIGLTGEVRAVAQVEQRLKEARRLGFRRLIIPERNLALQERYGDLELLGVRTVREALELGI; from the coding sequence TTGTCCCGGGGGAAAGTGCGGTTTTTTTGCAGGGACTGCGGGTATGAAACAGGGAAGTGGCTGGGGCGCTGCCCCGGCTGCGGGGGGTGGAACACCTTTTATGAGGCTCCCCCGAAGCCAAAAAAACTGCCTTCGCCTCCTGCCTCTCCTCCTGAGCCGCTGGTCGCCTCCTCTTTAGCTCCCGAGCCCCGGTTTGGCGGGCACTCCGGCGAACTGAACAGGGTGCTGGGGGGAGGGATCGTCCCGGGCTCCGTAGTCCTCCTGGGCGGGGACCCCGGCATCGGAAAATCCACGCTCCTTCTCCAGCTGGCTGCCTATGTGGGGGAACGCCACGGGCCTGTCCTTTACGTTTCCGGAGAAGAATCGAAACACCAGGTTCAGATGCGGGCGCAGCGGTTGGGCGTGTCCTGCCCGCGCCTCTACTTCACGGGAGAAACCGACCTCGCCAGCATCTGCAGCTTCATTGAAGAACTGGCGCCGGTGCTGGTGGTCGTTGATTCCATTCAAACGATCTCTCACCCCGATATCCCGCTTCTGCCCGGGAGCATCGGCCAGCTGCGGGAATGTACCGCAGAACTGGTGCGGCTGGCAAAGCTCCGGAATTTTGCCTGCTTTCTGGTGGGCCACGTGACAAAAGAGGGGACGCTGGCCGGCCCCCGGGTCCTGGAGCACATGGTGGATACCGTCCTTTCTTTTGAAGGAGAACGCCACCAGAACCTCAGGCTCCTGCGTGCGGTGAAAAACCGCTTTGGAGCAACCAACGAGATTGCCGTTTTTGCAATGGGAGAGAACGGCCTCGAAGAGGTGGGCAACCCCTCCGCCCTTTTTCTTGCCGGGCGCGCCGGGGGTGTTCCCGGCTCTGTTGTCGTTGCGGCCCTCGAGGGGACGAGGCCGGTTCTTATCGAGATCCAGTCCCTCGTCTGCCCCGCAGCTTTCGGCACTCCCCGCAGGGCGACGACCGGGGTTGACTACAACAGGGTTGTGATGATTGCGGCGGTTCTGGAGAAGCGGGTGGGGCTTCACCTTGCCAACCAGGATCTCTACGTGAATGTGGTGGGGGGGCTTAAGGTGCTGGAGCCTGCTGCCGATTTGGGGGTCGCCCTTGCCCTCGCCTCAAGCTTCCGGAACCGTCCGGTGGATGCCGGAACGGTGGTGCTGGGGGAGATAGGGCTGACGGGGGAGGTGAGGGCGGTTGCTCAGGTTGAGCAGCGCTTGAAGGAGGCCCGCCGTTTGGGTTTCAGGCGGCTGATCATCCCGGAGCGCAACCTGGCGCTGCAGGAGCGGTACGGGGATCTCGAGCTGCTCGGGGTGAGAACGGTTCGGGAGGCGCTCGAGTTAGGGATCTGA